From the Cryptomeria japonica chromosome 2, Sugi_1.0, whole genome shotgun sequence genome, one window contains:
- the LOC131078926 gene encoding mediator of RNA polymerase II transcription subunit 11 isoform X2 encodes MASPMGGAANPINTTAAAQSTSLQRLYHVEKRIVHALELAGGVMEELANASGPKMDGINANCREFMQSIKDIQVTLREEIKSMCEYRPFENCDYVSRTTAEISCKKLDCVVGQLDDMETTIKQYNSSQIISENGIRDCLSHMNLIITRDSRMDPLWRVSE; translated from the exons ATGGCGAGCCCGATGGGGGGCGCGGCAAACCCAATCAACACAACCGCAGCTGCACAATCTACATCCTTGCAGCGCCTTTACCATGTCGAGAAG AGGATAGTGCATGCCTTAGAGTTAGCAGGCGGCGTGATGGAAGAGCTAGCAAATGCCTCAGGACCCAAGATGGACGGCATCAATGCTAATTGCCGTGAGTTTATGCAGTCTATTAAG GACATCCAAGTTACACTGCgagaggaaatcaagagcatgtgtGAATATCGGCCGTTTGAGAACTGTGACTACGTTTCTCGTACAACCGCTGAAATCAGTTGCAAGAAACTTGATTGTGTTGTTGGACAGTTGGATGACATGGAAACAACTATCAAACAATATAATTCGTCTCAAATAATTTCAGAAAATG GCATTCGTGATTGCCTTTCTCACATGAATTTGATAATAACTCGGGATTCAAGAATGGATCCTTTGTGGAGAGTAAG TGAGTGA
- the LOC131078926 gene encoding mediator of RNA polymerase II transcription subunit 11 isoform X3 — protein MASPMGGAANPINTTAAAQSTSLQRLYHVEKRIVHALELAGGVMEELANASGPKMDGINANCREFMQSIKDIQVTLREEIKSMCEYRPFENCDYVSRTTAEISCKKLDCVVGQLDDMETTIKQYNSSQIISENGIRDCLSHMNLIITRDSRMDPLWRVR, from the exons ATGGCGAGCCCGATGGGGGGCGCGGCAAACCCAATCAACACAACCGCAGCTGCACAATCTACATCCTTGCAGCGCCTTTACCATGTCGAGAAG AGGATAGTGCATGCCTTAGAGTTAGCAGGCGGCGTGATGGAAGAGCTAGCAAATGCCTCAGGACCCAAGATGGACGGCATCAATGCTAATTGCCGTGAGTTTATGCAGTCTATTAAG GACATCCAAGTTACACTGCgagaggaaatcaagagcatgtgtGAATATCGGCCGTTTGAGAACTGTGACTACGTTTCTCGTACAACCGCTGAAATCAGTTGCAAGAAACTTGATTGTGTTGTTGGACAGTTGGATGACATGGAAACAACTATCAAACAATATAATTCGTCTCAAATAATTTCAGAAAATG GCATTCGTGATTGCCTTTCTCACATGAATTTGATAATAACTCGGGATTCAAGAATGGATCCTTTGTGGAGAGTAAG GTAG
- the LOC131078926 gene encoding uncharacterized protein LOC131078926 isoform X1: MASPMGGAANPINTTAAAQSTSLQRLYHVEKRIVHALELAGGVMEELANASGPKMDGINANCREFMQSIKDIQVTLREEIKSMCEYRPFENCDYVSRTTAEISCKKLDCVVGQLDDMETTIKQYNSSQIISENGDILPGVLKKFGKKIKSLTNQKERQGKIKRRFLMFAFRHICTNKIAGGILKTIYMPCLCCYILLTCLCKHMQQKHLTKILLPLFFERCSKASISAQIGRNVDENCKLQL, translated from the exons ATGGCGAGCCCGATGGGGGGCGCGGCAAACCCAATCAACACAACCGCAGCTGCACAATCTACATCCTTGCAGCGCCTTTACCATGTCGAGAAG AGGATAGTGCATGCCTTAGAGTTAGCAGGCGGCGTGATGGAAGAGCTAGCAAATGCCTCAGGACCCAAGATGGACGGCATCAATGCTAATTGCCGTGAGTTTATGCAGTCTATTAAG GACATCCAAGTTACACTGCgagaggaaatcaagagcatgtgtGAATATCGGCCGTTTGAGAACTGTGACTACGTTTCTCGTACAACCGCTGAAATCAGTTGCAAGAAACTTGATTGTGTTGTTGGACAGTTGGATGACATGGAAACAACTATCAAACAATATAATTCGTCTCAAATAATTTCAGAAAATG GTGATATTTTGCCAGGGGTTTTGAAAAAATTCGGGAAAAAAATAAAATCTCTGACGAATCAAAAGGAAAGACAAGGAAAAATTAAAAGACGTTTCTTAATGTTTGCATTTAGACATATCTGCACGAACAAAATTGCAGGTGGCATTCTTAAAACAATTTACATGCCTTGTCTGTGCTGCTACATTTTGCTTACATGCCTTTGCAAGCATATGCAACAAAAACATCTGACTAAAATCCTTCTTCCTTTATTCTTTGAACGATGTTCCAAAGCTTCCATTTCAGCACAGATAGGCAGGAATGTTGATGAAAATTGCAAGCTTCAGCTTTAG
- the LOC131078926 gene encoding mediator of RNA polymerase II transcription subunit 11 isoform X4 yields MASPMGGAANPINTTAAAQSTSLQRLYHVEKRIVHALELAGGVMEELANASGPKMDGINANCREFMQSIKDIQVTLREEIKSMCEYRPFENCDYVSRTTAEISCKKLDCVVGQLDDMETTIKQYNSSQIISENGIRDCLSHMNLIITRDSRMDPLWRVR; encoded by the exons ATGGCGAGCCCGATGGGGGGCGCGGCAAACCCAATCAACACAACCGCAGCTGCACAATCTACATCCTTGCAGCGCCTTTACCATGTCGAGAAG AGGATAGTGCATGCCTTAGAGTTAGCAGGCGGCGTGATGGAAGAGCTAGCAAATGCCTCAGGACCCAAGATGGACGGCATCAATGCTAATTGCCGTGAGTTTATGCAGTCTATTAAG GACATCCAAGTTACACTGCgagaggaaatcaagagcatgtgtGAATATCGGCCGTTTGAGAACTGTGACTACGTTTCTCGTACAACCGCTGAAATCAGTTGCAAGAAACTTGATTGTGTTGTTGGACAGTTGGATGACATGGAAACAACTATCAAACAATATAATTCGTCTCAAATAATTTCAGAAAATG GCATTCGTGATTGCCTTTCTCACATGAATTTGATAATAACTCGGGATTCAAGAATGGATCCTTTGTGGAGAGTAAG GTGA
- the LOC131078926 gene encoding mediator of RNA polymerase II transcription subunit 11 isoform X5 gives MASPMGGAANPINTTAAAQSTSLQRLYHVEKRIVHALELAGGVMEELANASGPKMDGINANCREFMQSIKDIQVTLREEIKSMCEYRPFENCDYVSRTTAEISCKKLDCVVGQLDDMETTIKQYNSSQIISENGKF, from the exons ATGGCGAGCCCGATGGGGGGCGCGGCAAACCCAATCAACACAACCGCAGCTGCACAATCTACATCCTTGCAGCGCCTTTACCATGTCGAGAAG AGGATAGTGCATGCCTTAGAGTTAGCAGGCGGCGTGATGGAAGAGCTAGCAAATGCCTCAGGACCCAAGATGGACGGCATCAATGCTAATTGCCGTGAGTTTATGCAGTCTATTAAG GACATCCAAGTTACACTGCgagaggaaatcaagagcatgtgtGAATATCGGCCGTTTGAGAACTGTGACTACGTTTCTCGTACAACCGCTGAAATCAGTTGCAAGAAACTTGATTGTGTTGTTGGACAGTTGGATGACATGGAAACAACTATCAAACAATATAATTCGTCTCAAATAATTTCAGAAAATGGTAAATTTTAG